In Deinococcus planocerae, a genomic segment contains:
- a CDS encoding heavy-metal-associated domain-containing protein: protein MTKTLELDIGGMTCAACVGRVERGLRKVEGVAEVQRGGRTVALVGDGINDAPALARADVGVAIGTGTDVAVETADVILMSGDLRGVPNAVALSRATLRNIRVNLFWAFAYNVLLIPVAPGVLSPLGVTLSPVLAAAAMGLSSVFVLTNALRLRGFRAPLRVTPTPSSTPPLTPATQGQA, encoded by the coding sequence ATGACGAAGACCCTCGAACTCGACATCGGCGGGATGACCTGTGCCGCCTGCGTGGGGCGGGTGGAACGCGGGCTGAGGAAGGTGGAGGGGGTGGCCGAGGTGCAGCGGGGAGGCCGGACGGTCGCCCTCGTGGGAGACGGCATCAACGACGCCCCGGCCCTGGCGAGGGCGGACGTGGGGGTCGCCATCGGGACGGGGACGGACGTGGCCGTCGAGACCGCCGACGTGATCTTGATGTCGGGGGACCTGCGCGGGGTGCCGAACGCGGTGGCCCTCTCCCGCGCCACCCTGCGCAACATCCGGGTCAACCTCTTCTGGGCCTTCGCGTACAACGTCTTGCTGATCCCGGTCGCGCCGGGCGTGCTCTCCCCCCTCGGCGTGACCCTCTCGCCCGTGCTCGCCGCCGCCGCGATGGGGCTGTCGAGCGTCTTCGTGCTCACGAACGCGCTGCGGCTACGGGGCTTCCGGGCGCCATTGCGGGTCACACCGACACCCTCCTCCACCCCTCCCCTCACCCCCGCCACGCAAGGTCAGGCCTGA
- the sufU gene encoding Fe-S cluster assembly sulfur transfer protein SufU, with protein sequence MLPETVARQILSDHERRPRGRGEIAGAPHAALDNPGCGDQVTVWVQVEGGRLTGVSFTGRGCTISQSSASLLTQSVRGKTLEEVHTLSASYRAMVMGEAPPDPALGDLVALAGVSRLHARRKCALLAWNALEAALAEATAEGEDGHPL encoded by the coding sequence ATGCTGCCGGAGACCGTCGCGCGCCAGATCCTCTCCGACCACGAGCGGCGCCCCCGGGGCAGGGGCGAAATCGCGGGTGCTCCCCACGCCGCACTCGACAACCCCGGCTGCGGCGATCAGGTGACGGTCTGGGTGCAGGTGGAGGGCGGGCGGCTTACCGGGGTGAGCTTCACCGGGCGCGGCTGCACGATCAGCCAGTCGAGCGCGAGCCTGCTCACGCAGTCGGTCAGGGGCAAGACGCTGGAGGAGGTCCACACCCTGAGCGCGAGCTACCGGGCGATGGTCATGGGCGAGGCCCCGCCCGACCCCGCACTCGGCGACCTCGTGGCGCTGGCGGGGGTAAGCCGGTTGCACGCGCGGCGCAAGTGCGCACTCCTCGCGTGGAACGCGCTGGAGGCGGCGCTGGCGGAGGCCACGGCGGAGGGCGAAGACGGACACCCCCTCTGA
- a CDS encoding M20 family metallopeptidase yields MTQTVDPVTALREQLVAWRRHLHMHPEVGFHEHETAAYIEAELRKMPGLTVSRPTETSVLAVLRGGRPGRTVLLRADIDALPMEEENTFEYVSQNPGAMHACGHDGHTAILLGVARLLSADAANVSGEVRMIFQHAEEIGPGGAEELVMETALMEGVDVVTGLHLNSQLPVGLVAVKPGAFMAAPDTIHITIRGKGGHGAHPEETVDPIAVGAQVVTNLQHVVSRHVAALDALVVSVTSFHSGTTHNVIPDTATMMGTVRTFDAGLRERAPGMIERVIKGVCEAHGAGYEFRYEPGYRPVINTDWVAERLREIALETVGEGHYQDAKPTMGGEDFSAYLQKAPGAYFNVGSGSDEADSRWPHHHPRFTLDEASLETGVRMLRAAALRLSLPE; encoded by the coding sequence ATGACCCAAACCGTGGACCCGGTGACGGCCCTGCGCGAACAGCTCGTGGCGTGGCGGCGCCACCTGCACATGCACCCCGAGGTCGGCTTTCACGAGCACGAGACGGCGGCCTACATCGAGGCCGAGCTGCGGAAGATGCCGGGGCTGACCGTCTCCCGCCCGACCGAGACGAGCGTGCTGGCGGTCCTGAGGGGAGGCAGGCCGGGCCGCACGGTCTTGCTGCGCGCCGACATCGACGCCCTGCCGATGGAGGAGGAGAACACCTTCGAGTACGTGTCGCAAAACCCCGGCGCCATGCACGCCTGCGGCCATGACGGGCACACGGCGATCCTGCTGGGGGTCGCGCGGCTGCTGTCGGCGGACGCCGCGAACGTTTCCGGCGAGGTCCGCATGATCTTCCAGCACGCCGAGGAGATCGGGCCGGGCGGTGCCGAGGAACTCGTGATGGAGACGGCCCTGATGGAGGGGGTGGACGTGGTGACGGGCCTGCACCTCAACTCCCAGCTTCCGGTCGGGCTGGTGGCGGTCAAGCCCGGCGCCTTCATGGCCGCGCCCGACACCATCCACATCACGATCAGGGGCAAGGGCGGGCACGGGGCGCACCCCGAGGAGACGGTCGATCCCATCGCGGTGGGGGCGCAGGTCGTCACCAACCTCCAGCATGTGGTGAGCCGCCACGTCGCCGCCCTCGACGCCCTGGTCGTCTCGGTCACCTCCTTCCACAGCGGCACCACCCACAACGTCATTCCCGACACGGCGACCATGATGGGCACGGTGCGGACCTTCGACGCGGGGCTGCGCGAGCGGGCGCCCGGGATGATCGAACGGGTGATCAAGGGCGTGTGCGAGGCGCACGGGGCGGGCTACGAGTTCCGCTACGAGCCCGGCTACCGCCCGGTGATCAACACGGACTGGGTGGCGGAACGGCTCCGGGAGATCGCGCTGGAGACGGTGGGCGAAGGGCACTACCAGGACGCGAAACCCACGATGGGCGGGGAGGACTTCAGCGCCTACCTCCAGAAAGCCCCCGGCGCGTACTTCAACGTCGGCTCGGGCAGCGACGAGGCCGACAGCCGCTGGCCGCACCACCACCCGCGCTTCACCCTCGACGAGGCCAGCCTGGAGACGGGCGTGCGGATGCTCCGCGCCGCCGCCCTGCGCCTGAGCCTGCCAGAGTAG
- the folE gene encoding GTP cyclohydrolase I FolE has protein sequence MTTYPTISAADEQLEVPGLSDLTHDWLTAIGEDPEREGLHKTPHRVAKAWGFLTAGYHKTLQDAAGDAVFAAEGSEMVLVKDIEFYSMCEHHMLPFYGRAHIAYIPDGKILGLSKFARIVDLYSRRLQVQERITTQIADAVEELLQPRGVAVLMEGIHLCMAMRGVQKQNSSTTTSAMRGLFKEDMRTRMEFMSAVQSTLRSR, from the coding sequence TTGACCACCTATCCGACCATCAGCGCCGCTGATGAGCAACTCGAAGTGCCCGGCCTGAGCGACCTGACGCACGACTGGCTCACCGCCATCGGCGAGGACCCGGAGCGCGAGGGGCTGCACAAGACGCCGCACCGCGTGGCGAAGGCGTGGGGCTTCCTGACCGCCGGGTACCACAAGACCCTGCAAGACGCCGCCGGGGACGCCGTGTTCGCCGCCGAGGGCTCTGAAATGGTCCTCGTGAAGGACATCGAGTTCTATTCCATGTGCGAGCACCACATGCTGCCCTTTTACGGACGGGCGCACATCGCCTACATCCCCGACGGCAAAATCCTGGGCCTGAGCAAGTTCGCCCGCATCGTGGACCTGTACTCGCGCCGCCTCCAGGTCCAGGAGCGCATCACCACCCAGATCGCCGACGCGGTGGAGGAGCTGCTCCAACCCCGCGGCGTCGCCGTGCTGATGGAGGGCATCCACCTGTGCATGGCGATGCGCGGCGTGCAGAAGCAGAATTCGAGCACGACCACGAGCGCGATGCGGGGCCTGTTCAAGGAGGACATGCGCACCCGCATGGAGTTCATGAGCGCGGTGCAGAGCACGCTGCGCAGCCGCTGA
- a CDS encoding VWA domain-containing protein: protein ARRTLRASARTAGDPARLRWLGRPRRAPRFLIVLDGSRSMGRGATLLLRFAHALHLRSRRVEVYAFSTALIRLTPTLRGAPPGEALHLPDLGDAWGGGTRIGENLLRLARDERARVTRDTVILILSDGLDTGEPEILARALRDLAGRAGLLAWLSPLAATPGYQPVQRAVQAALPHLDAFLPAASVTDLHGLARALRGRW, encoded by the coding sequence ACGCCCGGCGCACCCTGCGGGCCTCGGCGCGCACGGCGGGCGACCCGGCGCGGCTGCGCTGGCTGGGCCGTCCGCGCCGCGCCCCCCGCTTCCTGATCGTGCTCGACGGCAGCCGCAGCATGGGCCGGGGGGCCACCCTGCTGCTGCGCTTCGCCCACGCGCTGCACCTGCGCTCAAGGCGGGTGGAGGTCTACGCCTTCAGCACGGCGCTGATCCGCCTGACCCCCACCCTGCGCGGCGCTCCCCCCGGCGAGGCGCTGCACCTCCCCGACCTGGGGGACGCCTGGGGCGGCGGCACCCGCATCGGGGAGAACCTGCTGCGGCTGGCCCGCGACGAGCGCGCCCGCGTGACCCGCGACACGGTGATCCTGATCCTCAGCGACGGCCTCGACACGGGCGAGCCCGAGATCCTGGCCCGCGCCCTGCGCGACCTCGCCGGGCGGGCGGGCCTCCTCGCGTGGCTCTCGCCGCTCGCCGCCACCCCCGGCTACCAGCCCGTGCAGCGCGCCGTGCAGGCCGCGTTGCCCCACCTCGACGCCTTCCTGCCCGCCGCCAGCGTGACCGACCTGCATGGGCTGGCGCGGGCGTTGCGGGGGCGGTGGTAG
- a CDS encoding adenylosuccinate synthase — translation MPGIAIIGAQWGDEGKGKITDFLAPQARYVVRYQGGANAGHTVTAGGQTFKLNLLPSGVLHPGTVSVLGDGMVIDPEKFLAERQNLLDGGLSPELRISDRAHLVLPHHKYVDGRGDFVGTTGRGIGPAYADRARRVGIRFGDLADDAVLRERVERLLEAKPNSTREAGWATVADALGYLLPIRDALLPFVSDTGAGLRQAIREGENVLFEGAQATLLDLNYGTYPFVTSSHPTVGGILVGAGVNHKAVGQVYGVAKAFNTRVGHGPFVTEVFGEMEQRLRGDGSKPWDEFGTTTGRARRVGWLDLALLRYAVDVNGFDGLVINKMDILAGLDRIKVCVTYDDSGQPVYREMPGWTSTDGVTSRETLPREAQAYLDLIEETVNCPVVIFSCGPAREQTYGEVSWG, via the coding sequence ATGCCTGGAATTGCGATTATCGGCGCGCAGTGGGGAGACGAGGGCAAGGGGAAGATCACCGACTTCCTCGCCCCGCAGGCCCGCTACGTGGTGCGCTATCAGGGCGGCGCGAACGCCGGGCACACGGTGACGGCAGGGGGGCAGACCTTCAAGCTCAACCTCCTCCCGAGCGGCGTGCTGCACCCCGGCACGGTGAGCGTCCTCGGCGACGGCATGGTCATCGACCCCGAGAAGTTCCTCGCCGAGCGCCAGAACCTGCTCGACGGTGGGCTCAGCCCCGAACTGCGGATCAGCGACCGGGCGCACCTCGTGTTGCCCCACCACAAGTACGTGGACGGGCGGGGGGACTTCGTGGGCACCACAGGTCGCGGCATTGGCCCCGCCTACGCCGATAGAGCGCGGCGGGTGGGCATCCGCTTCGGCGACCTCGCGGACGACGCGGTGCTGCGCGAGCGGGTCGAGCGGTTGCTGGAGGCCAAACCCAACTCCACCCGGGAGGCGGGCTGGGCCACCGTCGCCGACGCGCTGGGCTACCTCCTCCCCATCCGCGACGCGCTGCTGCCCTTCGTGAGCGACACGGGGGCGGGATTGCGGCAGGCGATCAGGGAGGGCGAAAACGTCCTCTTCGAGGGGGCGCAGGCGACGTTGCTCGACCTGAACTACGGCACCTACCCCTTCGTGACGAGCAGCCACCCCACGGTGGGCGGCATCCTCGTCGGGGCGGGCGTGAACCACAAGGCGGTGGGCCAGGTGTACGGGGTCGCCAAGGCCTTCAACACGCGCGTCGGCCACGGCCCCTTCGTCACCGAGGTCTTCGGGGAGATGGAACAGCGCCTGCGCGGCGACGGCTCCAAGCCCTGGGACGAGTTCGGCACGACGACGGGCCGCGCCCGCCGGGTGGGCTGGCTCGACCTGGCGCTGTTGCGCTACGCCGTGGACGTGAACGGCTTCGACGGGTTGGTGATCAACAAGATGGACATCCTCGCAGGGCTCGACAGGATCAAGGTCTGCGTGACCTACGACGACTCGGGCCAGCCCGTCTACCGCGAGATGCCCGGCTGGACGAGCACGGACGGCGTGACCAGCCGCGAGACGCTGCCGAGGGAAGCCCAGGCCTACCTCGACCTGATCGAGGAGACGGTGAACTGCCCGGTCGTGATCTTTTCGTGCGGCCCGGCACGCGAGCAGACCTACGGCGAGGTGAGCTGGGGGTGA
- a CDS encoding E3 binding domain-containing protein, with the protein MERIAPLARVLAEANGIDWQPLRGTGQGGLIVEGDILAHLARIMSGEEEPPATPVDAPPPDWTGEDLSASLITPGLPSADALRGAGVDSDITAFVAQARTTPAPAPALEDDALDFELDDDQADFEPAPVVAAPAASAPAPAWNFNAPAPVTPPPPVAAGVPSQPFLPAAASTPPEPAHAEPVPVAATAAPAASAGLSAGLGGLLSRLYQPAAPAPQPASPAPVQPPVVQVPVLPEPQPTPAFQAPAAPEARLPEPPAFPLPDLHAQAPLPADEPEIAPLAPTLVAEPQVEDLLPAPAVMEAVEAPAFEPDGETAPPALVADSAREARSFGTYLRRDVNVSSAADLRRQLAGALGQDVPLGLLVVRAAQRHAQTLGLGSVALQDLTAGVARTARPVALRDALDDLGTPFGGTPDLLVTDAGTLDLDDLHLGHTVTLSVGREREGRAALSLSGDVDPTRAARFLADVAGALEAPIILVI; encoded by the coding sequence ATGGAACGAATCGCTCCGCTCGCCAGGGTCCTGGCGGAAGCAAACGGCATCGACTGGCAGCCTCTGCGCGGCACCGGACAGGGTGGATTGATCGTCGAAGGAGACATCCTCGCCCACCTCGCCCGCATCATGAGCGGCGAGGAGGAGCCCCCGGCCACCCCGGTGGACGCCCCCCCGCCCGACTGGACCGGTGAGGACCTCTCCGCCAGCCTGATCACCCCGGGCCTCCCCAGCGCCGACGCCCTCCGCGGCGCGGGCGTGGACTCCGACATCACCGCCTTCGTCGCCCAGGCCCGCACCACCCCGGCTCCCGCCCCTGCCCTGGAGGACGACGCCCTCGACTTCGAACTCGACGACGATCAAGCCGACTTCGAGCCCGCCCCGGTGGTGGCCGCTCCTGCCGCGTCGGCCCCGGCCCCGGCCTGGAACTTCAACGCCCCCGCCCCCGTGACGCCGCCCCCGCCCGTGGCCGCGGGCGTGCCGTCCCAGCCGTTCCTGCCCGCCGCCGCGTCCACCCCCCCCGAGCCCGCCCACGCCGAACCCGTCCCGGTCGCGGCCACGGCGGCCCCTGCGGCGAGCGCGGGCCTCTCGGCGGGGCTGGGCGGCCTGCTCTCGCGCCTGTACCAGCCCGCCGCCCCGGCTCCCCAGCCCGCTTCCCCCGCACCTGTTCAGCCCCCGGTCGTGCAGGTACCCGTCCTCCCCGAGCCGCAGCCCACCCCGGCGTTCCAGGCGCCCGCCGCGCCCGAAGCCCGTCTGCCCGAGCCCCCCGCCTTCCCGCTGCCGGACCTGCACGCGCAGGCCCCCCTCCCCGCCGACGAGCCCGAGATCGCTCCGCTGGCCCCCACCCTGGTCGCCGAGCCCCAGGTGGAGGACCTCCTGCCCGCCCCGGCGGTGATGGAGGCGGTGGAGGCCCCGGCCTTCGAGCCGGACGGGGAGACGGCCCCCCCCGCCCTCGTCGCCGACTCCGCCCGGGAGGCCCGTTCCTTCGGCACCTACCTGCGCCGGGACGTGAACGTCTCTTCCGCCGCCGACCTGCGCCGTCAGCTCGCGGGCGCCCTGGGCCAGGACGTGCCGCTCGGCCTCCTCGTCGTCCGCGCCGCCCAGCGCCACGCGCAGACCCTGGGGCTCGGCAGCGTCGCCCTCCAGGACCTCACGGCGGGCGTGGCCCGCACCGCGCGCCCCGTCGCCCTGCGTGACGCCCTGGACGACCTGGGCACCCCCTTCGGCGGCACCCCCGACCTCCTCGTGACCGACGCGGGAACACTCGACCTCGACGACCTCCACCTCGGCCACACCGTGACCCTGAGCGTGGGCCGCGAGCGGGAAGGCCGCGCCGCGCTGTCGCTCAGCGGCGACGTGGACCCCACCCGGGCCGCCCGCTTCCTCGCGGACGTGGCGGGGGCGCTGGAGGCGCCGATCATCCTGGTGATCTGA